One Natronococcus sp. CG52 DNA window includes the following coding sequences:
- the kynU gene encoding kynureninase — MDSNADDDAHAERRTGDHRTGLEYARERDDADPLATLRDRFDVPDDHYMDGNSLGPISEDAERTLNRAIDQWRELGIRGWTEAEPPWFWYGERLGDELAPLLGAREEEVVVGNSTTVNIHTLIGTFLDHLGPDDPRGVLVNELDFPTDHYAIRAQLRQRGLDPDEHLHAVESRDGRTIETEDVVAAMDDRDVGIVFMPSVLYRSGQLFDLERITEAAHERGIIAGFDLAHSIGAVPHELSDIGVDFAVWCSYKYLNAGPGAIAGLYVNERHFDATPALAGWWGHDKETQFELNLEFTPADSAGAWQIGTVPVFSAAPLFGSIELVTDAGIEAIREKSLTLTSYLLFLVDERLADRGFAAGTPRDPDRRGGHVALEHPEAERISQALRDRGVVVDFRPPNVIRVCPAPLYVGFEDVREVVDLLCEIVDEQTYERYETQGEVT; from the coding sequence ATGGACTCGAACGCGGACGACGACGCGCACGCCGAACGCCGCACCGGCGACCACCGAACCGGCCTCGAGTACGCCCGCGAGCGCGACGACGCCGACCCGCTCGCGACGCTCCGGGATCGCTTCGACGTCCCCGACGACCACTACATGGACGGCAACTCGCTCGGCCCAATCTCAGAGGACGCCGAGCGGACCCTGAACCGGGCGATCGATCAGTGGCGCGAACTCGGTATCCGAGGCTGGACCGAGGCCGAGCCGCCGTGGTTCTGGTACGGCGAGCGACTGGGCGACGAACTCGCACCGCTGTTGGGCGCCCGCGAGGAAGAGGTCGTCGTCGGGAACTCGACGACCGTCAACATTCACACGCTGATCGGCACGTTCCTCGATCACTTGGGGCCGGACGACCCCCGCGGCGTGCTGGTCAACGAACTCGACTTCCCCACCGATCACTACGCGATCCGCGCCCAGCTTCGCCAGCGGGGACTCGATCCGGACGAGCACCTCCACGCGGTCGAAAGCCGCGACGGCCGGACGATCGAGACCGAGGACGTCGTCGCCGCGATGGACGACCGCGACGTCGGCATCGTCTTCATGCCCTCCGTCCTCTACCGCAGCGGCCAACTGTTCGACCTCGAGCGGATTACCGAGGCGGCCCACGAGCGGGGGATCATCGCGGGGTTCGACCTCGCGCATTCGATCGGTGCCGTTCCCCACGAACTCTCCGATATCGGCGTCGACTTCGCGGTCTGGTGTAGCTACAAGTACCTCAACGCCGGGCCGGGAGCGATCGCCGGCCTGTACGTCAACGAGCGCCACTTCGACGCGACGCCGGCGCTCGCGGGCTGGTGGGGCCACGACAAGGAGACGCAGTTCGAGCTGAATCTCGAGTTCACGCCGGCCGACAGCGCCGGCGCCTGGCAGATCGGGACGGTTCCCGTCTTCAGCGCGGCGCCGTTGTTCGGCTCGATCGAACTGGTCACGGATGCCGGCATCGAGGCGATTCGCGAGAAGTCCCTCACGCTCACGTCGTACCTCCTCTTCCTCGTCGACGAGCGCCTCGCCGATCGCGGCTTCGCGGCGGGGACACCGCGAGATCCCGACCGACGCGGCGGTCACGTCGCGCTCGAGCACCCCGAAGCCGAACGGATCAGCCAGGCCTTGCGGGATCGCGGCGTCGTCGTGGACTTCCGGCCGCCGAACGTCATCCGCGTCTGTCCGGCGCCGCTGTACGTCGGGTTCGAGGACGTGCGCGAAGTTGTCGACCTACTGTGCGAGATCGTCGACGAGCAAACCTACGAACGGTACGAGACGCAGGGCGAGGTAACGTAA
- a CDS encoding alpha/beta hydrolase, with protein sequence MNHASDELDPELEDVVDEIQAAGVPPWHSLSVESARRLEDEVFSAGSGPEMRSVRDLRIDGPGGDLPIRVCRPDAEDLPTLLFYHGGGWTLGTLDSADDICRELAARAECLVLSVDYRLAPEHPFPAAVDDAYAALEWAADYADSLGGDPSRLGVAGTSAGGNLAAATALRARDSGADGPDLDGQFLLYPMTDRSFDRDSYREHGDGPLLTENGVRWFWDQYLRSPVDEHNPFATVLRAPELSGVAPATVATAGHDVLRDEGAAYAEKLSDHGVPTEYDHYPTLTHGFFSLTDDVERADEAMDALAENVRSRLA encoded by the coding sequence ATGAACCACGCGAGCGACGAACTGGACCCCGAACTCGAGGACGTCGTCGACGAAATCCAGGCGGCCGGCGTCCCGCCCTGGCACTCGCTGTCGGTCGAGAGTGCTCGCCGGCTCGAGGACGAGGTGTTCTCGGCCGGCAGCGGCCCGGAGATGCGGTCGGTGCGGGACCTGCGGATCGACGGCCCTGGCGGCGACCTCCCGATCAGGGTCTGTCGTCCGGACGCCGAGGATTTACCGACGCTCCTGTTCTATCACGGCGGCGGCTGGACGCTGGGGACGCTCGACTCCGCAGACGACATCTGCCGGGAACTGGCGGCCCGCGCGGAGTGTCTCGTTCTCTCCGTCGACTACCGCCTCGCGCCCGAACACCCCTTCCCAGCGGCGGTCGACGACGCCTACGCCGCCCTCGAGTGGGCGGCCGACTACGCCGACTCCCTGGGGGGTGACCCCTCCCGCCTGGGCGTAGCAGGGACCAGTGCCGGCGGAAACCTCGCCGCGGCGACGGCGCTGCGGGCGCGCGATAGCGGGGCCGACGGACCGGACCTCGACGGCCAGTTCCTGCTGTACCCGATGACGGATCGCTCGTTCGATCGCGACTCCTACCGCGAGCACGGCGACGGACCGTTGCTCACGGAAAACGGCGTGCGCTGGTTCTGGGACCAGTACCTCCGAAGCCCGGTCGACGAACACAATCCGTTCGCGACGGTGTTGCGCGCGCCGGAGCTCTCGGGTGTGGCCCCCGCGACGGTCGCGACGGCGGGACACGACGTGCTCCGGGACGAGGGTGCCGCCTACGCCGAGAAGCTGTCAGACCACGGCGTCCCGACCGAGTACGACCACTACCCGACGCTTACGCACGGCTTCTTCAGCCTGACCGACGACGTCGAGCGGGCCGACGAGGCGATGGACGCGCTCGCCGAGAACGTTCGGTCGCGGCTCGCGTGA
- the trpB gene encoding tryptophan synthase subunit beta: MGTDDFGEYGGRHVPEPLHEPLEQLANAYDELGRSEGFQADFRRHLEEYAGRPTPLYYAGNLSDRYDADIYLKREDLLHGGAHKINNCLGQALLAKKAGRDRLIAETGAGQHGTATAMVGALFNLETEIYMGKKDVERQKMNVFRMRLMGADVNEVTQGGQGLADAVDAALEDLVENVEDTHYLVGSVVGPDPFPRMVRDFQSVIGEEAREQFLERTDDLPDAAVACVGGGSNAMGLFHAFRDDDVAFYGAEGGGKGADSTKHAAPLAKGKDEVIHGMKTRVIDDDVDVHSVSAGLDYPGVGPEHAMFREVGRCEYTGVTDDEALAAFRELSETEGIIPALESSHGVARAIQLAEEGDHETILVNLSGRGDKDMETAAEKFDFA; the protein is encoded by the coding sequence ATGGGGACAGACGACTTCGGCGAATACGGTGGACGCCACGTACCGGAACCGCTTCACGAGCCGCTCGAGCAACTCGCGAACGCGTACGACGAGCTTGGGAGGAGCGAGGGGTTCCAGGCGGACTTCCGGCGCCATCTCGAGGAGTACGCCGGGCGGCCGACGCCGCTGTACTACGCCGGCAACCTGAGCGATCGGTACGACGCCGACATCTACCTCAAGCGAGAGGACCTGCTCCACGGCGGCGCACACAAGATTAACAACTGCCTCGGCCAGGCGCTGCTCGCGAAAAAGGCCGGGAGAGACCGGTTGATCGCGGAAACGGGCGCCGGCCAGCACGGCACCGCGACGGCGATGGTCGGCGCGCTATTCAATCTCGAGACGGAGATCTACATGGGAAAGAAAGACGTCGAGCGCCAGAAGATGAACGTCTTCCGGATGCGCCTGATGGGTGCCGACGTCAACGAGGTCACCCAGGGCGGGCAGGGGCTCGCCGACGCCGTCGACGCTGCGCTCGAGGATCTCGTCGAGAACGTCGAAGACACCCACTACCTCGTCGGGAGCGTCGTCGGTCCGGACCCGTTCCCGCGGATGGTCCGGGACTTCCAGAGCGTCATCGGCGAGGAGGCGCGCGAACAATTCCTCGAGCGAACGGACGACCTGCCCGATGCCGCGGTGGCCTGCGTCGGCGGCGGCTCCAACGCGATGGGACTGTTCCACGCATTCCGCGACGACGACGTCGCCTTCTACGGCGCCGAAGGGGGCGGGAAGGGAGCCGACTCGACGAAACACGCCGCCCCGCTCGCGAAGGGGAAAGACGAGGTCATCCACGGCATGAAGACCCGGGTCATCGATGACGACGTCGATGTTCATTCAGTCTCGGCCGGCCTGGATTACCCCGGCGTCGGGCCGGAGCATGCCATGTTCCGCGAGGTCGGCCGCTGTGAGTACACCGGCGTCACCGACGACGAGGCCCTCGCCGCGTTCCGCGAACTCAGCGAGACCGAGGGGATCATCCCGGCGCTCGAATCGAGCCACGGTGTCGCTCGAGCGATCCAGTTGGCCGAGGAGGGCGACCACGAGACGATCCTCGTGAACCTCTCCGGGCGCGGCGACAAGGACATGGAGACCGCGGCCGAGAAGTTCGACTTCGCCTGA
- a CDS encoding acyl-CoA synthetase — protein sequence MQENLPDQSNHSDLFHAVPEVHYPKRLNAAYEMVDRHIEEGRNDEPAIYFDGTTTTYAELQERVGRAGNALLKLGVERGDRVFVRFPNRPEYVVTCLAVQRIGAIVVPSMKLLRAKEISYVVDNSGSSYAVVYDDLLDEVEIALDEHGLESLEEIVVVEDTGVDHDYHEFDDLLSEASPELGAPETTRDDLVMIAYTSGTTGQPKGTVHTHRQMMAITDTYARYCLDPDPSDVFTSNAPIAFTYGYGMLVAFPLRFGAATCIIQDPTPESLLDAIQEVDVSILGSIPTAYNQMLSEHEDLIEEYDLSSLRRAVSAGEPLPPSTYERATSSLGVKPLDGIGSTEMLHIFISHRYDDEVDPTATGRPVPGYECKVVDPESYEELDRGEPGLLLVRGPTGVTYWDRPEKQAAGVHDGWSIPGDIFVHREDGRFEYKSRQDDLIITSGYNVPGPEVEDVLLEREAVYQAAVVGSPDEERGQIVKAFVVLEDGYEQSQSLTDVLQDYVKDQIAPYKYPREIEYVSELPTTETGKIKRATLREREREQAN from the coding sequence ATGCAAGAGAATCTGCCCGATCAGAGCAATCATTCGGATTTGTTTCACGCCGTTCCCGAAGTGCATTATCCGAAACGGCTCAACGCGGCCTACGAGATGGTCGACCGACACATTGAGGAGGGACGGAATGACGAGCCGGCCATCTACTTCGACGGGACGACTACTACCTACGCCGAACTGCAGGAGCGGGTCGGGCGCGCCGGAAACGCGTTGCTCAAGCTCGGCGTCGAACGGGGCGACCGCGTTTTCGTCCGGTTCCCCAACCGACCGGAGTACGTCGTCACCTGCCTCGCCGTCCAGCGAATCGGGGCAATCGTCGTCCCTTCGATGAAACTCCTTCGCGCGAAGGAAATTAGCTACGTCGTCGACAACTCCGGCTCGTCGTACGCGGTCGTCTACGACGACCTGCTCGACGAGGTCGAGATCGCGCTGGACGAGCACGGACTCGAGTCGCTCGAGGAAATCGTGGTCGTGGAGGATACCGGGGTCGACCACGACTATCACGAGTTCGATGATCTGCTCTCGGAGGCGAGTCCGGAACTCGGCGCTCCCGAGACGACCCGCGACGACCTCGTGATGATCGCCTACACGAGCGGGACGACGGGCCAGCCGAAGGGGACTGTCCACACGCACCGGCAGATGATGGCCATCACGGACACCTACGCCCGATACTGTCTGGATCCCGACCCCTCGGACGTGTTCACGAGCAACGCGCCGATCGCGTTCACGTACGGCTACGGAATGCTCGTCGCGTTTCCCCTTCGGTTCGGCGCGGCGACCTGTATCATTCAGGACCCGACGCCGGAATCGTTACTCGACGCGATTCAGGAAGTCGACGTCTCGATTCTCGGCTCGATCCCGACGGCGTACAATCAGATGCTGTCGGAACACGAGGACCTCATTGAGGAGTACGACCTCTCCTCGCTCCGGCGGGCGGTGAGCGCGGGCGAACCGCTTCCACCGAGCACGTACGAGCGCGCCACGTCGAGCCTCGGGGTCAAACCGCTCGACGGAATCGGTTCGACCGAGATGCTGCACATCTTCATCAGCCACCGATACGACGACGAGGTCGATCCGACCGCGACCGGCCGCCCCGTCCCTGGGTACGAGTGCAAGGTTGTCGATCCGGAAAGCTACGAGGAACTCGATCGCGGCGAGCCCGGCCTGTTACTCGTTCGGGGCCCGACGGGAGTCACGTACTGGGACCGGCCGGAGAAGCAGGCGGCAGGGGTACACGACGGCTGGAGCATCCCCGGGGACATCTTCGTCCACCGGGAGGACGGCCGCTTCGAGTACAAATCGCGCCAGGACGACCTGATCATCACGAGCGGCTACAACGTCCCCGGGCCGGAGGTCGAGGACGTGCTCCTAGAGCGGGAAGCGGTGTACCAGGCTGCCGTCGTCGGCAGCCCGGACGAGGAACGAGGGCAGATCGTGAAAGCCTTCGTCGTCCTCGAGGACGGATACGAGCAAAGTCAGTCGCTGACCGACGTGCTGCAAGACTACGTCAAAGACCAGATCGCGCCATACAAGTATCCGCGGGAGATCGAGTACGTTTCGGAACTTCCGACGACGGAAACCGGCAAAATAAAGCGTGCGACGCTCCGTGAACGGGAACGAGAGCAGGCGAACTGA
- a CDS encoding ABC transporter substrate-binding protein, with translation MAHSSNECTRRGGTRRRSLLQGVGAAGVALTAGCLGGNGDEDDDVITIGSLQPLSGPFTPWGNAHQAGLEFAVNEINENGGVLDQELRIVETDTESDAGEADTIFRRYVEEENAVAMTGPVSSDVGVRTGQTAEQMEVPLVLHMAGSHRIHTKSSQYTFRMGSLPAPMDLQPQAELIEAEGYETVGAVNADYEWGNTVEEQIGELFPESVDLETAMTPQDESDFAPFLRDFPDEMDLLVATGHPPAQNAIHSQALELGFEHEMTTGSGQPPGVIYEDLGDEAETFAHLHIADVYDDQFVDVAERFADETGDRMDTHEALGYVAGELIATAIEEADSTEPAEIADAIRDIELDTLFAAPLQYNEWGEIDEVVALLSTFEAGEPDYYPDGEFRLVEQYRSDPMSADLVEPLVED, from the coding sequence ATGGCACATAGCAGCAACGAGTGTACTCGACGAGGGGGGACCCGACGACGGAGCCTCTTGCAGGGTGTCGGTGCAGCGGGTGTCGCGCTGACGGCGGGATGTCTCGGGGGGAACGGTGACGAAGACGACGACGTGATTACCATCGGGTCGTTACAGCCGCTCTCCGGTCCGTTCACGCCGTGGGGGAACGCCCACCAGGCGGGGCTCGAGTTCGCGGTGAACGAGATAAACGAGAACGGCGGCGTCCTCGACCAGGAGTTGCGAATCGTCGAAACGGATACCGAAAGCGACGCGGGAGAAGCGGATACGATCTTTCGACGCTACGTCGAGGAGGAAAACGCCGTCGCGATGACCGGCCCGGTCTCGAGCGACGTCGGGGTTCGAACCGGCCAGACGGCCGAACAAATGGAAGTCCCGCTTGTCTTGCACATGGCGGGATCGCACCGAATCCACACGAAGAGTTCCCAGTACACGTTCAGGATGGGCTCGCTCCCGGCCCCGATGGACCTGCAGCCACAGGCCGAACTGATCGAGGCCGAAGGGTACGAGACCGTCGGTGCGGTCAACGCCGACTACGAGTGGGGGAACACGGTCGAAGAGCAGATCGGCGAACTGTTCCCGGAGAGCGTCGATCTCGAGACGGCGATGACGCCACAGGACGAAAGCGACTTCGCGCCGTTCCTGCGGGATTTCCCGGACGAGATGGATCTCCTCGTCGCGACGGGTCACCCGCCCGCACAGAACGCGATCCACTCGCAGGCGCTCGAACTCGGATTCGAACACGAGATGACGACCGGTTCCGGTCAGCCGCCCGGCGTCATCTACGAAGACCTTGGCGACGAGGCGGAGACGTTCGCACACCTGCACATCGCGGACGTCTACGACGACCAGTTCGTCGACGTCGCGGAGCGGTTCGCGGACGAAACCGGCGACCGAATGGATACCCACGAGGCGCTCGGTTACGTCGCGGGGGAGTTGATCGCGACCGCGATCGAAGAAGCCGACTCGACGGAGCCGGCCGAGATCGCCGACGCGATTCGAGACATCGAACTCGATACGCTCTTCGCAGCACCGTTGCAGTACAACGAGTGGGGCGAAATCGACGAGGTCGTCGCCCTCCTCAGCACGTTCGAAGCCGGCGAACCCGACTACTATCCCGACGGCGAGTTCCGCCTCGTCGAGCAGTACCGGAGCGATCCGATGAGCGCCGACCTGGTCGAACCGCTCGTCGAGGACTGA
- a CDS encoding ABC transporter ATP-binding protein has protein sequence MIRAEDIDVSYDELQVLWDVSVEITTDDRVVALVGPNGAGKTTLLKTLSGLLPVDSGTIELFGRDASTLTPHEIVDLGFVHVSEERNLFHEMTVSENLEMGAYTRRARLEDNRREVYDLFPVLEERSDQPAGTLSGGEQQMLAVGRGLMAEPEILALDELSVGLAPQLARRVFEKVEAISEDTTILLTEQHVHEALELADRAYLLENGRIATEAPADELLESDRIKEVYLRD, from the coding sequence ATGATCCGGGCCGAGGACATCGACGTCTCCTACGACGAACTTCAGGTGCTCTGGGACGTCTCCGTCGAGATCACGACGGACGACCGGGTCGTCGCGCTCGTCGGCCCGAACGGCGCGGGCAAGACGACGCTGCTGAAGACGCTGTCCGGGCTCCTCCCCGTCGATAGCGGAACGATCGAGCTGTTCGGCCGCGACGCATCGACGCTCACACCCCACGAGATCGTCGACCTCGGCTTCGTTCACGTCTCCGAGGAGCGAAATCTCTTCCACGAGATGACCGTCAGTGAGAACCTCGAGATGGGCGCGTACACCAGACGGGCGCGGCTCGAGGACAATCGCCGGGAGGTGTACGACCTGTTTCCCGTCCTCGAGGAACGCAGCGATCAGCCAGCAGGGACGCTGAGCGGCGGCGAACAGCAGATGCTCGCGGTCGGCCGCGGGCTGATGGCCGAGCCCGAGATCCTGGCCCTCGACGAGCTCTCGGTGGGACTCGCACCGCAGCTCGCGAGACGGGTCTTCGAGAAGGTCGAGGCAATCAGCGAGGACACGACGATCCTGCTGACTGAGCAACACGTCCACGAGGCGCTCGAGCTCGCGGACCGGGCGTACCTGCTCGAGAACGGCCGTATCGCGACGGAGGCGCCGGCGGACGAACTGCTCGAGAGCGATCGGATCAAGGAGGTGTATCTCCGCGATTGA
- a CDS encoding ABC transporter ATP-binding protein codes for MLEISGVTKIFGGLVAVDDVTFSLDSEEIVGLIGPNGAGKTTLFNTITGVIPPDSGTVTFDGTQITGEKPSAICRRGIVRTFQIVRTFDESTVLENVQMGALFGASYSTDDARRVAEEYISFVGLEGKEHVEASSLTMAERKHVELARGLACEPDLLMLDEIGSGLTPAEIDTLTEMIERIRNELGVSIFWIEHVVDAIMETTDRVLVLNDGQLIAEGTPTEIQNDEQVTRAYLGESR; via the coding sequence ATGCTCGAGATCTCCGGAGTGACCAAGATCTTCGGGGGGTTAGTCGCGGTCGACGACGTGACCTTCTCGCTCGACTCGGAGGAGATCGTCGGTCTGATCGGCCCCAACGGCGCAGGCAAGACGACGCTTTTCAACACCATCACGGGCGTCATCCCGCCGGATTCGGGAACGGTGACGTTCGACGGCACGCAGATCACCGGCGAGAAGCCGAGCGCGATCTGCCGACGGGGGATCGTCAGAACGTTCCAGATCGTCCGGACGTTCGACGAGTCGACCGTCCTGGAGAACGTCCAGATGGGGGCGCTCTTCGGCGCGTCGTACTCTACTGACGACGCCCGACGGGTCGCCGAGGAGTACATCTCGTTCGTCGGCCTCGAGGGGAAAGAACACGTGGAGGCGAGCAGCCTGACGATGGCCGAACGCAAACACGTCGAACTGGCTCGAGGGCTGGCCTGCGAGCCGGACCTGCTCATGCTCGACGAGATCGGGAGCGGGCTCACCCCCGCCGAGATCGACACGTTGACCGAGATGATCGAGCGCATTCGCAACGAACTGGGCGTCTCGATCTTCTGGATCGAGCACGTCGTCGACGCGATCATGGAGACGACCGATCGGGTGCTCGTCCTAAACGACGGCCAGCTCATCGCGGAGGGAACGCCGACGGAGATCCAGAACGACGAACAGGTGACCAGAGCCTACCTCGGTGAGAGCCGATGA
- a CDS encoding branched-chain amino acid ABC transporter permease — translation MSEIATEDGTLGRIAREYREIGLTLAILAVLPVFVVEAGMTYQARLLVLFLIFAALTIALNVVFGHTDQLFLFVGALTGIGAYTTAILADSLGVSAWLLVPVSGLVAGSIGLLVSYVSARRGMTVIVIAILTLALQLAFSEIFVGAREITGGSTGIPFQGLYVSGLATALGATDQIALYYVLLAFVAVLLVGYKRMMNSKYGFAFKAIRQDEIAAESIGIDVVKYKSIAGFTGAAIIGFVGPLYAQSEGYILPSMFAFQSVDVLVLVMLVLGGMRTLLGPIVGAGLMIYINEVLQDAGQWRTAILGGLLILLFLYFREGIVPKAREVWNGETRISAPESVLDRLR, via the coding sequence ATGAGCGAAATCGCTACCGAAGACGGAACGCTCGGCCGCATCGCTCGCGAGTACAGGGAGATCGGACTTACGCTGGCGATACTGGCCGTCCTCCCGGTATTCGTCGTCGAGGCGGGGATGACCTACCAGGCCAGGCTCCTCGTCCTGTTCCTGATCTTCGCCGCCCTCACGATCGCCCTGAACGTCGTCTTCGGACACACGGATCAACTGTTCCTCTTCGTCGGCGCGCTGACGGGGATCGGCGCCTACACGACGGCGATACTCGCCGATAGCCTCGGCGTTTCGGCATGGCTTCTCGTTCCCGTCTCGGGACTGGTCGCCGGCTCGATCGGCCTCCTCGTCAGCTACGTTTCGGCGCGGCGCGGGATGACCGTGATCGTCATCGCGATCCTGACGCTGGCGCTCCAGCTCGCGTTCAGCGAAATCTTCGTCGGCGCGCGGGAGATCACCGGTGGGAGTACAGGCATTCCGTTCCAGGGACTCTACGTCAGCGGGCTCGCGACGGCGCTGGGCGCGACCGACCAGATCGCGCTCTACTACGTCCTGCTGGCGTTCGTCGCCGTCCTCCTGGTCGGCTACAAGCGGATGATGAACTCGAAGTACGGCTTCGCGTTCAAGGCGATCCGGCAGGACGAGATCGCCGCCGAGTCCATCGGCATCGACGTCGTGAAATACAAATCCATCGCGGGGTTCACCGGCGCGGCGATCATCGGGTTCGTCGGCCCGCTGTACGCGCAATCGGAGGGGTACATCCTTCCCTCGATGTTCGCGTTCCAGTCCGTCGACGTGCTGGTGCTGGTAATGTTGGTGCTGGGCGGGATGCGGACGCTGCTCGGGCCGATCGTCGGTGCAGGGCTGATGATCTACATCAACGAAGTGCTCCAGGACGCGGGCCAGTGGCGCACCGCGATCCTCGGCGGGCTGTTGATCCTGCTGTTCCTCTACTTCCGGGAGGGGATCGTTCCGAAGGCACGAGAGGTCTGGAACGGCGAGACGCGCATCTCCGCGCCCGAGTCGGTCCTCGACCGGCTTCGGTAG
- a CDS encoding branched-chain amino acid ABC transporter permease: protein MEITGLIEIAIDGVARGLLFALLGAGITLVFGLGNVLNLSLGVFSVIAVVAGVAVVPYVPNAALAAVAGLGFVAVLGLSIDRTLLSSVYRSTGEERILLGIFTTLGLAIFLDGILYVYYPLNYSFPYAGLSFSVGGVSVRESTSIILLVSSALLLALFVFLRKTYLGKAARTVFQDETGARLCGIDPRAIRSLIFVLSVVLAGVAGLLWSMQSAVSVATGFELTIYAIIVSIVGGVRNIEGTIGAGVFLGLVITFGNFLVGAYVSMVILFAVVVTVLILRPEEIA from the coding sequence ATGGAGATTACAGGACTCATAGAGATCGCGATCGACGGGGTCGCAAGGGGGTTGCTGTTCGCCCTGCTCGGCGCCGGCATCACCCTGGTGTTCGGCCTGGGAAACGTGTTGAACCTCTCGCTCGGCGTCTTCTCCGTCATCGCCGTCGTGGCCGGCGTCGCCGTCGTCCCCTACGTACCGAACGCGGCCCTCGCCGCCGTCGCCGGCCTCGGCTTCGTGGCCGTACTGGGGCTGTCGATCGATCGGACGCTGCTCTCGAGCGTCTACCGGTCGACTGGCGAGGAACGCATCCTGCTCGGGATCTTCACGACGCTCGGGCTCGCGATCTTCCTCGACGGAATCCTGTACGTCTACTATCCGCTGAACTACTCGTTCCCCTACGCCGGGCTCTCGTTCTCGGTGGGCGGGGTTAGCGTCCGGGAGTCGACGTCGATCATCCTCCTCGTCTCGAGCGCGCTGTTGCTCGCACTGTTCGTGTTCCTGCGAAAGACATACCTCGGGAAGGCCGCACGGACGGTCTTCCAGGACGAAACCGGTGCGCGCCTGTGTGGAATCGATCCGCGGGCGATCCGGAGCCTCATCTTCGTCCTGAGCGTCGTCCTCGCCGGCGTCGCGGGGCTGCTCTGGAGCATGCAGTCGGCGGTCTCGGTCGCGACGGGCTTCGAGCTCACCATATACGCGATTATCGTCTCGATCGTCGGCGGCGTTCGGAACATCGAGGGAACGATCGGCGCTGGCGTGTTCCTCGGGCTCGTCATCACCTTCGGGAACTTCTTGGTTGGCGCGTACGTCTCGATGGTGATCCTGTTCGCCGTCGTCGTCACCGTGTTGATCCTGCGTCCGGAGGAGATCGCATGA
- a CDS encoding MaoC/PaaZ C-terminal domain-containing protein gives MSDRYFGDLESGETHVIGPRTVSKDEIVSFAQRYDPQRMHVDEEAARESQFGTLVASGWHTGSISMRLVVDELFANVAVAGALGIDDLRWTAPVTPGDELSGTVSVAEKNEWNDQNGLVHFDVETRNQDDETVMTRTDLVLVERASSDSL, from the coding sequence ATGTCGGACCGATACTTCGGGGACCTCGAGTCGGGCGAAACGCACGTTATCGGGCCGCGAACCGTCTCGAAGGACGAGATCGTCTCCTTCGCGCAACGGTACGATCCCCAGCGGATGCACGTCGACGAGGAGGCAGCTCGAGAGAGCCAGTTCGGGACGCTCGTCGCCAGCGGCTGGCACACCGGGTCGATCAGCATGCGGTTGGTCGTCGACGAACTGTTCGCGAACGTCGCCGTCGCGGGCGCGCTCGGAATCGACGACCTCCGGTGGACGGCGCCGGTCACGCCGGGAGACGAACTCAGCGGCACCGTCAGTGTCGCCGAGAAGAACGAGTGGAACGATCAAAACGGGCTCGTCCACTTCGACGTCGAGACGCGAAACCAGGACGACGAGACGGTCATGACCCGGACGGATCTCGTCCTCGTCGAGCGCGCTTCGTCGGACTCGCTGTGA